The Ovis aries strain OAR_USU_Benz2616 breed Rambouillet chromosome 11, ARS-UI_Ramb_v3.0, whole genome shotgun sequence genome window below encodes:
- the DLG4 gene encoding disks large homolog 4 isoform X3, with product MDCLCIVTTKKYRYQDEDTPPLEHSPAHLPNQVNAPELVHVAERNLSHLEAVQGVVGHAHFSPLKVGDSGGPLPSAALGASELQLPQGPANSPPVIVNTDTLEAPGYELQVNGTEGEMEYEEITLERGNSGLGFSIAGGTDNPHIGDDPSIFITKIIPGGAAAQDGRLRVNDSILFVNEVDVREVTHSAAVEALKEAGSIVRLYVMRRKPPAEKLMEIKLIKGPKGLGFSIAGGVGNQHIPGDNSIYVTKIIEGGAAHKDGRLQIGDKILAVNSVGLEDVMHEDAVAALKNTYDVVYLKVAKPSNAYLSDSYAPPDITTSYSQHLDNEISHSSYLGTDYPTAMTPTSPRRYSPVAKDLLGEEDVPREPRRIVIHRGSTGLGFNIVGGEDGEGIFISFILAGGPADLSGELRKGDQILSVNGVDLRNASHEQAAIALKNAGQTVTIIAQYKPEEYSRFEAKIHDLREQLMNSSLGSGTASLRSNPKRGFYIRALFDYDKTKDCGFLSQALSFRFGDVLHVIDASDEEWWQARRVHSDSETDDIGFIPSKRRVERREWSRLKAKDWGSSSGSQGREDSVLSYETVTQMEVHYARPIIILGPTKDRANDDLLSEFPDKFGSCVPHTTRPKREYEIDGRDYHFVSSREKMEKDIQAHKFIEAGQYNSHLYGTSVQSVREVAEQGKHCILDVSANAVRRLQAAHLHPIAIFIRPRSLENVLEINKRITEEQARKAFDRATKLEQEFTECFSAIVEGDSFEEIYHKVKRVIEDLSGPYIWVPARERL from the exons AAATACCGCTACCAAGATGAAGACACGCCCCCTCTGGAGCACAGCCCGGCCCACCTCCCCAACCAGGTAAACGCCCCCGAGCTGGTGCACGTGGCGGAGAGGAACTTGTCCCACCTCGAGGCCGTCCAAGGGGTCGTGGGCCACGCCCACTTCTCCCCCCTCAAGGTAGGAGACTCAGGCGGCCCCCTCCCCAGTGCAGCCCTCGGAGCCTCGGAGCTACAACTACCCCAAGGCCCG GCCAATTCTCCCCCTGTGATTGTCAACACAGATACCCTAGAAGCCCCGGGATATG AGTTGCAGGTGAACGGGACAGAGGGGGAAATGGAATACGAGGAGATCACGTTGGAAAGG GGTAACTCAGGTCTGGGCTTCAGCATCGCAGGTGGCACTGATAACCCCCACATCGGCGATGACCCTTCCATCTTCATCACCAAGATCATTCCGGGTGGGGCTGCAGCCCAGGACGGCCGTCTCAG GGTCAACGATAGCATCTTGTTTGTCAATGAAGTGGACGTGCGGGAGGTGACCCACTCAGCGGCGGTGGAGGCCCTCAAAGAGGCAGGCTCTATCGTCCGCCTCTACGTCATGCGCCGGAAGCCCCCAGCTGAGAAGCTCATGGAGATCAAGCTCATCAAGGGGCCTAAAG GTCTTGGCTTCAGCATCGCTGGAGGTGTTGGGAACCAACATATCCCTGGAGATAACAGCATCTATGTGACCAAGATTATCGAAGGGGGTGCTGCCCACAAGGACGGGAGGTTACAGATCGGAGACAAGATCCTAGCG GTCAACAGCGTGGGGCTGGAGGACGTCATGCATGAGGATGCCGTGGCAGCCCTGAAGAACACGTACGATGTGGTCTACCTAAAGGTGGCCAAGCCCAGCAATGCCTACCTGAGTGACAGCTATGCTCCCCCAGACATCACAACCT CTTATTCCCAGCACCTGGACAATGAGATCAGTCACAGCAGCTACCTGGGCACTGACTACCCCACCGCCATGACCCCCACCTCCCCTCGGCGCTACTCCCCCGTGGCCAAGGACCTGCTTGGGGAGGAGGACGTCCCCCGAGAACCGAGGCGGATTGTGATCCACCGGGGCTCCACGGGCCTGGGCTTCAACATCGTGGGTGGCGAGGATGGTGAAGGCATCTTCATCTCCTTCATCCTGGCTGGCGGCCCCGCGGACCTCAGTGGGGAGCTGCGGAAGGGGGACCAGATCCTCTCG GTCAATGGTGTTGACCTCCGCAATGCCAGCCACGAGCAGGCTGCCATTGCCCTGAAGAACGCGGGTCAGACGGTCACGATCATCGCTCAGTATAAACCCGAAG AGTACAGCCGGTTCGAGGCCAAGATCCACGACCTTCGGGAACAGCTCATGAACAGCAGCCTGGGTTCAGGGACTGCCTCCTTGCGGAGCAACCCCAAAAGGGGTTTCTATATCAG GGCCCTGTTTGACTATGACAAGACCAAGGACTGCGGCTTCCTGAGCCAGGCCCTGAGCTTCCGCTTCGGGGACGTGCTTCATGTCATTGACGCCAGCGATGAGGAGTGGTGGCAGGCAAGGCGGGTCCACTCCGACAGCGAGACTGATGACATCGGCTTTATCCCCAGCAAGCGGCG GGTTGAGCGACGGGAGTGGTCACGGTTGAAGGCCAAG GATTGGGGCTCCAGCTCTGGATCACAGG GTCGAGAAGACTCGGTCCTGAGCTACGAGACGGTGACACAGATGGAAG TGCACTATGCTCGCCCCATCATTATCCTCGGGCCCACCAAGGACCGCGCCAACGATGATCTCCTCTCCGAGTTCCCCGACAAGTTTGGATCCTGTGTTCCCC ATACGACGCGGCCCAAGCGGGAGTACGAGATAGATGGCCGGGATTACCACTTTGTGTCATCCCGGGAGAAAATGGAGAAGGACATTCAGGCCCACAAGTTCATTGAGGCCGGCCAGTACAACAGCCACCTGTATGGAACCAGCGTCCAGTCCGTGCGAGAGGTGGCAGAGCAG GGAAAGCACTGCATCCTCGATGTCTCGGCCAATGCCGTGCGGCGGCTGCAGGCGGCCCACCTGCACCCTATCGCCATCTTCATCCGCCCCCGctccctggagaatgttct AGAGATTAATAAGCGGATCACAGAGGAGCAAGCCCGCAAAGCCTTCGACAGAGCCACCAAGCTGGAGCAGGAATTCACAGAGTGCTTCTCAG ccatcGTGGAGGGCGACAGCTTTGAGGAGATCTACCACAAGGTGAAGCGAGTCATCGAGGACCTCTCAGGCCCCTACATCTGGGTCCCTGCCCGAGAGAGACTCTGA
- the DLG4 gene encoding disks large homolog 4 isoform X8, translating to MDCLCIVTTKKYRYQDEDTPPLEHSPAHLPNQVNAPELVHVAERNLSHLEAVQGVVGHAHFSPLKANSPPVIVNTDTLEAPGYVNGTEGEMEYEEITLERGNSGLGFSIAGGTDNPHIGDDPSIFITKIIPGGAAAQDGRLRVNDSILFVNEVDVREVTHSAAVEALKEAGSIVRLYVMRRKPPAEKLMEIKLIKGPKGLGFSIAGGVGNQHIPGDNSIYVTKIIEGGAAHKDGRLQIGDKILAVNSVGLEDVMHEDAVAALKNTYDVVYLKVAKPSNAYLSDSYAPPDITTSYSQHLDNEISHSSYLGTDYPTAMTPTSPRRYSPVAKDLLGEEDVPREPRRIVIHRGSTGLGFNIVGGEDGEGIFISFILAGGPADLSGELRKGDQILSVNGVDLRNASHEQAAIALKNAGQTVTIIAQYKPEEYSRFEAKIHDLREQLMNSSLGSGTASLRSNPKRGFYIRALFDYDKTKDCGFLSQALSFRFGDVLHVIDASDEEWWQARRVHSDSETDDIGFIPSKRRVERREWSRLKAKDWGSSSGSQGREDSVLSYETVTQMEVHYARPIIILGPTKDRANDDLLSEFPDKFGSCVPHTTRPKREYEIDGRDYHFVSSREKMEKDIQAHKFIEAGQYNSHLYGTSVQSVREVAEQGKHCILDVSANAVRRLQAAHLHPIAIFIRPRSLENVLEINKRITEEQARKAFDRATKLEQEFTECFSAIVEGDSFEEIYHKVKRVIEDLSGPYIWVPARERL from the exons AAATACCGCTACCAAGATGAAGACACGCCCCCTCTGGAGCACAGCCCGGCCCACCTCCCCAACCAGGTAAACGCCCCCGAGCTGGTGCACGTGGCGGAGAGGAACTTGTCCCACCTCGAGGCCGTCCAAGGGGTCGTGGGCCACGCCCACTTCTCCCCCCTCAAG GCCAATTCTCCCCCTGTGATTGTCAACACAGATACCCTAGAAGCCCCGGGATAT GTGAACGGGACAGAGGGGGAAATGGAATACGAGGAGATCACGTTGGAAAGG GGTAACTCAGGTCTGGGCTTCAGCATCGCAGGTGGCACTGATAACCCCCACATCGGCGATGACCCTTCCATCTTCATCACCAAGATCATTCCGGGTGGGGCTGCAGCCCAGGACGGCCGTCTCAG GGTCAACGATAGCATCTTGTTTGTCAATGAAGTGGACGTGCGGGAGGTGACCCACTCAGCGGCGGTGGAGGCCCTCAAAGAGGCAGGCTCTATCGTCCGCCTCTACGTCATGCGCCGGAAGCCCCCAGCTGAGAAGCTCATGGAGATCAAGCTCATCAAGGGGCCTAAAG GTCTTGGCTTCAGCATCGCTGGAGGTGTTGGGAACCAACATATCCCTGGAGATAACAGCATCTATGTGACCAAGATTATCGAAGGGGGTGCTGCCCACAAGGACGGGAGGTTACAGATCGGAGACAAGATCCTAGCG GTCAACAGCGTGGGGCTGGAGGACGTCATGCATGAGGATGCCGTGGCAGCCCTGAAGAACACGTACGATGTGGTCTACCTAAAGGTGGCCAAGCCCAGCAATGCCTACCTGAGTGACAGCTATGCTCCCCCAGACATCACAACCT CTTATTCCCAGCACCTGGACAATGAGATCAGTCACAGCAGCTACCTGGGCACTGACTACCCCACCGCCATGACCCCCACCTCCCCTCGGCGCTACTCCCCCGTGGCCAAGGACCTGCTTGGGGAGGAGGACGTCCCCCGAGAACCGAGGCGGATTGTGATCCACCGGGGCTCCACGGGCCTGGGCTTCAACATCGTGGGTGGCGAGGATGGTGAAGGCATCTTCATCTCCTTCATCCTGGCTGGCGGCCCCGCGGACCTCAGTGGGGAGCTGCGGAAGGGGGACCAGATCCTCTCG GTCAATGGTGTTGACCTCCGCAATGCCAGCCACGAGCAGGCTGCCATTGCCCTGAAGAACGCGGGTCAGACGGTCACGATCATCGCTCAGTATAAACCCGAAG AGTACAGCCGGTTCGAGGCCAAGATCCACGACCTTCGGGAACAGCTCATGAACAGCAGCCTGGGTTCAGGGACTGCCTCCTTGCGGAGCAACCCCAAAAGGGGTTTCTATATCAG GGCCCTGTTTGACTATGACAAGACCAAGGACTGCGGCTTCCTGAGCCAGGCCCTGAGCTTCCGCTTCGGGGACGTGCTTCATGTCATTGACGCCAGCGATGAGGAGTGGTGGCAGGCAAGGCGGGTCCACTCCGACAGCGAGACTGATGACATCGGCTTTATCCCCAGCAAGCGGCG GGTTGAGCGACGGGAGTGGTCACGGTTGAAGGCCAAG GATTGGGGCTCCAGCTCTGGATCACAGG GTCGAGAAGACTCGGTCCTGAGCTACGAGACGGTGACACAGATGGAAG TGCACTATGCTCGCCCCATCATTATCCTCGGGCCCACCAAGGACCGCGCCAACGATGATCTCCTCTCCGAGTTCCCCGACAAGTTTGGATCCTGTGTTCCCC ATACGACGCGGCCCAAGCGGGAGTACGAGATAGATGGCCGGGATTACCACTTTGTGTCATCCCGGGAGAAAATGGAGAAGGACATTCAGGCCCACAAGTTCATTGAGGCCGGCCAGTACAACAGCCACCTGTATGGAACCAGCGTCCAGTCCGTGCGAGAGGTGGCAGAGCAG GGAAAGCACTGCATCCTCGATGTCTCGGCCAATGCCGTGCGGCGGCTGCAGGCGGCCCACCTGCACCCTATCGCCATCTTCATCCGCCCCCGctccctggagaatgttct AGAGATTAATAAGCGGATCACAGAGGAGCAAGCCCGCAAAGCCTTCGACAGAGCCACCAAGCTGGAGCAGGAATTCACAGAGTGCTTCTCAG ccatcGTGGAGGGCGACAGCTTTGAGGAGATCTACCACAAGGTGAAGCGAGTCATCGAGGACCTCTCAGGCCCCTACATCTGGGTCCCTGCCCGAGAGAGACTCTGA
- the DLG4 gene encoding disks large homolog 4 isoform X13 has protein sequence MDCLCIVTTKKYRYQDEDTPPLEHSPAHLPNQANSPPVIVNTDTLEAPGYVNGTEGEMEYEEITLERGNSGLGFSIAGGTDNPHIGDDPSIFITKIIPGGAAAQDGRLRVNDSILFVNEVDVREVTHSAAVEALKEAGSIVRLYVMRRKPPAEKLMEIKLIKGPKGLGFSIAGGVGNQHIPGDNSIYVTKIIEGGAAHKDGRLQIGDKILAVNSVGLEDVMHEDAVAALKNTYDVVYLKVAKPSNAYLSDSYAPPDITTSYSQHLDNEISHSSYLGTDYPTAMTPTSPRRYSPVAKDLLGEEDVPREPRRIVIHRGSTGLGFNIVGGEDGEGIFISFILAGGPADLSGELRKGDQILSVNGVDLRNASHEQAAIALKNAGQTVTIIAQYKPEEYSRFEAKIHDLREQLMNSSLGSGTASLRSNPKRGFYIRALFDYDKTKDCGFLSQALSFRFGDVLHVIDASDEEWWQARRVHSDSETDDIGFIPSKRRVERREWSRLKAKDWGSSSGSQGREDSVLSYETVTQMEVHYARPIIILGPTKDRANDDLLSEFPDKFGSCVPHTTRPKREYEIDGRDYHFVSSREKMEKDIQAHKFIEAGQYNSHLYGTSVQSVREVAEQGKHCILDVSANAVRRLQAAHLHPIAIFIRPRSLENVLEINKRITEEQARKAFDRATKLEQEFTECFSAIVEGDSFEEIYHKVKRVIEDLSGPYIWVPARERL, from the exons AAATACCGCTACCAAGATGAAGACACGCCCCCTCTGGAGCACAGCCCGGCCCACCTCCCCAACCAG GCCAATTCTCCCCCTGTGATTGTCAACACAGATACCCTAGAAGCCCCGGGATAT GTGAACGGGACAGAGGGGGAAATGGAATACGAGGAGATCACGTTGGAAAGG GGTAACTCAGGTCTGGGCTTCAGCATCGCAGGTGGCACTGATAACCCCCACATCGGCGATGACCCTTCCATCTTCATCACCAAGATCATTCCGGGTGGGGCTGCAGCCCAGGACGGCCGTCTCAG GGTCAACGATAGCATCTTGTTTGTCAATGAAGTGGACGTGCGGGAGGTGACCCACTCAGCGGCGGTGGAGGCCCTCAAAGAGGCAGGCTCTATCGTCCGCCTCTACGTCATGCGCCGGAAGCCCCCAGCTGAGAAGCTCATGGAGATCAAGCTCATCAAGGGGCCTAAAG GTCTTGGCTTCAGCATCGCTGGAGGTGTTGGGAACCAACATATCCCTGGAGATAACAGCATCTATGTGACCAAGATTATCGAAGGGGGTGCTGCCCACAAGGACGGGAGGTTACAGATCGGAGACAAGATCCTAGCG GTCAACAGCGTGGGGCTGGAGGACGTCATGCATGAGGATGCCGTGGCAGCCCTGAAGAACACGTACGATGTGGTCTACCTAAAGGTGGCCAAGCCCAGCAATGCCTACCTGAGTGACAGCTATGCTCCCCCAGACATCACAACCT CTTATTCCCAGCACCTGGACAATGAGATCAGTCACAGCAGCTACCTGGGCACTGACTACCCCACCGCCATGACCCCCACCTCCCCTCGGCGCTACTCCCCCGTGGCCAAGGACCTGCTTGGGGAGGAGGACGTCCCCCGAGAACCGAGGCGGATTGTGATCCACCGGGGCTCCACGGGCCTGGGCTTCAACATCGTGGGTGGCGAGGATGGTGAAGGCATCTTCATCTCCTTCATCCTGGCTGGCGGCCCCGCGGACCTCAGTGGGGAGCTGCGGAAGGGGGACCAGATCCTCTCG GTCAATGGTGTTGACCTCCGCAATGCCAGCCACGAGCAGGCTGCCATTGCCCTGAAGAACGCGGGTCAGACGGTCACGATCATCGCTCAGTATAAACCCGAAG AGTACAGCCGGTTCGAGGCCAAGATCCACGACCTTCGGGAACAGCTCATGAACAGCAGCCTGGGTTCAGGGACTGCCTCCTTGCGGAGCAACCCCAAAAGGGGTTTCTATATCAG GGCCCTGTTTGACTATGACAAGACCAAGGACTGCGGCTTCCTGAGCCAGGCCCTGAGCTTCCGCTTCGGGGACGTGCTTCATGTCATTGACGCCAGCGATGAGGAGTGGTGGCAGGCAAGGCGGGTCCACTCCGACAGCGAGACTGATGACATCGGCTTTATCCCCAGCAAGCGGCG GGTTGAGCGACGGGAGTGGTCACGGTTGAAGGCCAAG GATTGGGGCTCCAGCTCTGGATCACAGG GTCGAGAAGACTCGGTCCTGAGCTACGAGACGGTGACACAGATGGAAG TGCACTATGCTCGCCCCATCATTATCCTCGGGCCCACCAAGGACCGCGCCAACGATGATCTCCTCTCCGAGTTCCCCGACAAGTTTGGATCCTGTGTTCCCC ATACGACGCGGCCCAAGCGGGAGTACGAGATAGATGGCCGGGATTACCACTTTGTGTCATCCCGGGAGAAAATGGAGAAGGACATTCAGGCCCACAAGTTCATTGAGGCCGGCCAGTACAACAGCCACCTGTATGGAACCAGCGTCCAGTCCGTGCGAGAGGTGGCAGAGCAG GGAAAGCACTGCATCCTCGATGTCTCGGCCAATGCCGTGCGGCGGCTGCAGGCGGCCCACCTGCACCCTATCGCCATCTTCATCCGCCCCCGctccctggagaatgttct AGAGATTAATAAGCGGATCACAGAGGAGCAAGCCCGCAAAGCCTTCGACAGAGCCACCAAGCTGGAGCAGGAATTCACAGAGTGCTTCTCAG ccatcGTGGAGGGCGACAGCTTTGAGGAGATCTACCACAAGGTGAAGCGAGTCATCGAGGACCTCTCAGGCCCCTACATCTGGGTCCCTGCCCGAGAGAGACTCTGA
- the DLG4 gene encoding disks large homolog 4 isoform X15, giving the protein MEYEEITLERGNSGLGFSIAGGTDNPHIGDDPSIFITKIIPGGAAAQDGRLRVNDSILFVNEVDVREVTHSAAVEALKEAGSIVRLYVMRRKPPAEKLMEIKLIKGPKGLGFSIAGGVGNQHIPGDNSIYVTKIIEGGAAHKDGRLQIGDKILAVNSVGLEDVMHEDAVAALKNTYDVVYLKVAKPSNAYLSDSYAPPDITTSYSQHLDNEISHSSYLGTDYPTAMTPTSPRRYSPVAKDLLGEEDVPREPRRIVIHRGSTGLGFNIVGGEDGEGIFISFILAGGPADLSGELRKGDQILSVNGVDLRNASHEQAAIALKNAGQTVTIIAQYKPEEYSRFEAKIHDLREQLMNSSLGSGTASLRSNPKRGFYIRALFDYDKTKDCGFLSQALSFRFGDVLHVIDASDEEWWQARRVHSDSETDDIGFIPSKRRVERREWSRLKAKDWGSSSGSQGREDSVLSYETVTQMEVHYARPIIILGPTKDRANDDLLSEFPDKFGSCVPHTTRPKREYEIDGRDYHFVSSREKMEKDIQAHKFIEAGQYNSHLYGTSVQSVREVAEQGKHCILDVSANAVRRLQAAHLHPIAIFIRPRSLENVLEINKRITEEQARKAFDRATKLEQEFTECFSAIVEGDSFEEIYHKVKRVIEDLSGPYIWVPARERL; this is encoded by the exons ATGGAATACGAGGAGATCACGTTGGAAAGG GGTAACTCAGGTCTGGGCTTCAGCATCGCAGGTGGCACTGATAACCCCCACATCGGCGATGACCCTTCCATCTTCATCACCAAGATCATTCCGGGTGGGGCTGCAGCCCAGGACGGCCGTCTCAG GGTCAACGATAGCATCTTGTTTGTCAATGAAGTGGACGTGCGGGAGGTGACCCACTCAGCGGCGGTGGAGGCCCTCAAAGAGGCAGGCTCTATCGTCCGCCTCTACGTCATGCGCCGGAAGCCCCCAGCTGAGAAGCTCATGGAGATCAAGCTCATCAAGGGGCCTAAAG GTCTTGGCTTCAGCATCGCTGGAGGTGTTGGGAACCAACATATCCCTGGAGATAACAGCATCTATGTGACCAAGATTATCGAAGGGGGTGCTGCCCACAAGGACGGGAGGTTACAGATCGGAGACAAGATCCTAGCG GTCAACAGCGTGGGGCTGGAGGACGTCATGCATGAGGATGCCGTGGCAGCCCTGAAGAACACGTACGATGTGGTCTACCTAAAGGTGGCCAAGCCCAGCAATGCCTACCTGAGTGACAGCTATGCTCCCCCAGACATCACAACCT CTTATTCCCAGCACCTGGACAATGAGATCAGTCACAGCAGCTACCTGGGCACTGACTACCCCACCGCCATGACCCCCACCTCCCCTCGGCGCTACTCCCCCGTGGCCAAGGACCTGCTTGGGGAGGAGGACGTCCCCCGAGAACCGAGGCGGATTGTGATCCACCGGGGCTCCACGGGCCTGGGCTTCAACATCGTGGGTGGCGAGGATGGTGAAGGCATCTTCATCTCCTTCATCCTGGCTGGCGGCCCCGCGGACCTCAGTGGGGAGCTGCGGAAGGGGGACCAGATCCTCTCG GTCAATGGTGTTGACCTCCGCAATGCCAGCCACGAGCAGGCTGCCATTGCCCTGAAGAACGCGGGTCAGACGGTCACGATCATCGCTCAGTATAAACCCGAAG AGTACAGCCGGTTCGAGGCCAAGATCCACGACCTTCGGGAACAGCTCATGAACAGCAGCCTGGGTTCAGGGACTGCCTCCTTGCGGAGCAACCCCAAAAGGGGTTTCTATATCAG GGCCCTGTTTGACTATGACAAGACCAAGGACTGCGGCTTCCTGAGCCAGGCCCTGAGCTTCCGCTTCGGGGACGTGCTTCATGTCATTGACGCCAGCGATGAGGAGTGGTGGCAGGCAAGGCGGGTCCACTCCGACAGCGAGACTGATGACATCGGCTTTATCCCCAGCAAGCGGCG GGTTGAGCGACGGGAGTGGTCACGGTTGAAGGCCAAG GATTGGGGCTCCAGCTCTGGATCACAGG GTCGAGAAGACTCGGTCCTGAGCTACGAGACGGTGACACAGATGGAAG TGCACTATGCTCGCCCCATCATTATCCTCGGGCCCACCAAGGACCGCGCCAACGATGATCTCCTCTCCGAGTTCCCCGACAAGTTTGGATCCTGTGTTCCCC ATACGACGCGGCCCAAGCGGGAGTACGAGATAGATGGCCGGGATTACCACTTTGTGTCATCCCGGGAGAAAATGGAGAAGGACATTCAGGCCCACAAGTTCATTGAGGCCGGCCAGTACAACAGCCACCTGTATGGAACCAGCGTCCAGTCCGTGCGAGAGGTGGCAGAGCAG GGAAAGCACTGCATCCTCGATGTCTCGGCCAATGCCGTGCGGCGGCTGCAGGCGGCCCACCTGCACCCTATCGCCATCTTCATCCGCCCCCGctccctggagaatgttct AGAGATTAATAAGCGGATCACAGAGGAGCAAGCCCGCAAAGCCTTCGACAGAGCCACCAAGCTGGAGCAGGAATTCACAGAGTGCTTCTCAG ccatcGTGGAGGGCGACAGCTTTGAGGAGATCTACCACAAGGTGAAGCGAGTCATCGAGGACCTCTCAGGCCCCTACATCTGGGTCCCTGCCCGAGAGAGACTCTGA
- the DLG4 gene encoding disks large homolog 4 isoform X10: MDCLCIVTTKKYRYQDEDTPPLEHSPAHLPNQDGAIQSLGKGKRSEGGRTEANSPPVIVNTDTLEAPGYVNGTEGEMEYEEITLERGNSGLGFSIAGGTDNPHIGDDPSIFITKIIPGGAAAQDGRLRVNDSILFVNEVDVREVTHSAAVEALKEAGSIVRLYVMRRKPPAEKLMEIKLIKGPKGLGFSIAGGVGNQHIPGDNSIYVTKIIEGGAAHKDGRLQIGDKILAVNSVGLEDVMHEDAVAALKNTYDVVYLKVAKPSNAYLSDSYAPPDITTSYSQHLDNEISHSSYLGTDYPTAMTPTSPRRYSPVAKDLLGEEDVPREPRRIVIHRGSTGLGFNIVGGEDGEGIFISFILAGGPADLSGELRKGDQILSVNGVDLRNASHEQAAIALKNAGQTVTIIAQYKPEEYSRFEAKIHDLREQLMNSSLGSGTASLRSNPKRGFYIRALFDYDKTKDCGFLSQALSFRFGDVLHVIDASDEEWWQARRVHSDSETDDIGFIPSKRRVERREWSRLKAKDWGSSSGSQGREDSVLSYETVTQMEVHYARPIIILGPTKDRANDDLLSEFPDKFGSCVPHTTRPKREYEIDGRDYHFVSSREKMEKDIQAHKFIEAGQYNSHLYGTSVQSVREVAEQGKHCILDVSANAVRRLQAAHLHPIAIFIRPRSLENVLEINKRITEEQARKAFDRATKLEQEFTECFSAIVEGDSFEEIYHKVKRVIEDLSGPYIWVPARERL, from the exons AAATACCGCTACCAAGATGAAGACACGCCCCCTCTGGAGCACAGCCCGGCCCACCTCCCCAACCAG gATGGGGCCATTCAGTCcttggggaaggggaagaggagtgAAGGTGGTCGTACAGAG GCCAATTCTCCCCCTGTGATTGTCAACACAGATACCCTAGAAGCCCCGGGATAT GTGAACGGGACAGAGGGGGAAATGGAATACGAGGAGATCACGTTGGAAAGG GGTAACTCAGGTCTGGGCTTCAGCATCGCAGGTGGCACTGATAACCCCCACATCGGCGATGACCCTTCCATCTTCATCACCAAGATCATTCCGGGTGGGGCTGCAGCCCAGGACGGCCGTCTCAG GGTCAACGATAGCATCTTGTTTGTCAATGAAGTGGACGTGCGGGAGGTGACCCACTCAGCGGCGGTGGAGGCCCTCAAAGAGGCAGGCTCTATCGTCCGCCTCTACGTCATGCGCCGGAAGCCCCCAGCTGAGAAGCTCATGGAGATCAAGCTCATCAAGGGGCCTAAAG GTCTTGGCTTCAGCATCGCTGGAGGTGTTGGGAACCAACATATCCCTGGAGATAACAGCATCTATGTGACCAAGATTATCGAAGGGGGTGCTGCCCACAAGGACGGGAGGTTACAGATCGGAGACAAGATCCTAGCG GTCAACAGCGTGGGGCTGGAGGACGTCATGCATGAGGATGCCGTGGCAGCCCTGAAGAACACGTACGATGTGGTCTACCTAAAGGTGGCCAAGCCCAGCAATGCCTACCTGAGTGACAGCTATGCTCCCCCAGACATCACAACCT CTTATTCCCAGCACCTGGACAATGAGATCAGTCACAGCAGCTACCTGGGCACTGACTACCCCACCGCCATGACCCCCACCTCCCCTCGGCGCTACTCCCCCGTGGCCAAGGACCTGCTTGGGGAGGAGGACGTCCCCCGAGAACCGAGGCGGATTGTGATCCACCGGGGCTCCACGGGCCTGGGCTTCAACATCGTGGGTGGCGAGGATGGTGAAGGCATCTTCATCTCCTTCATCCTGGCTGGCGGCCCCGCGGACCTCAGTGGGGAGCTGCGGAAGGGGGACCAGATCCTCTCG GTCAATGGTGTTGACCTCCGCAATGCCAGCCACGAGCAGGCTGCCATTGCCCTGAAGAACGCGGGTCAGACGGTCACGATCATCGCTCAGTATAAACCCGAAG AGTACAGCCGGTTCGAGGCCAAGATCCACGACCTTCGGGAACAGCTCATGAACAGCAGCCTGGGTTCAGGGACTGCCTCCTTGCGGAGCAACCCCAAAAGGGGTTTCTATATCAG GGCCCTGTTTGACTATGACAAGACCAAGGACTGCGGCTTCCTGAGCCAGGCCCTGAGCTTCCGCTTCGGGGACGTGCTTCATGTCATTGACGCCAGCGATGAGGAGTGGTGGCAGGCAAGGCGGGTCCACTCCGACAGCGAGACTGATGACATCGGCTTTATCCCCAGCAAGCGGCG GGTTGAGCGACGGGAGTGGTCACGGTTGAAGGCCAAG GATTGGGGCTCCAGCTCTGGATCACAGG GTCGAGAAGACTCGGTCCTGAGCTACGAGACGGTGACACAGATGGAAG TGCACTATGCTCGCCCCATCATTATCCTCGGGCCCACCAAGGACCGCGCCAACGATGATCTCCTCTCCGAGTTCCCCGACAAGTTTGGATCCTGTGTTCCCC ATACGACGCGGCCCAAGCGGGAGTACGAGATAGATGGCCGGGATTACCACTTTGTGTCATCCCGGGAGAAAATGGAGAAGGACATTCAGGCCCACAAGTTCATTGAGGCCGGCCAGTACAACAGCCACCTGTATGGAACCAGCGTCCAGTCCGTGCGAGAGGTGGCAGAGCAG GGAAAGCACTGCATCCTCGATGTCTCGGCCAATGCCGTGCGGCGGCTGCAGGCGGCCCACCTGCACCCTATCGCCATCTTCATCCGCCCCCGctccctggagaatgttct AGAGATTAATAAGCGGATCACAGAGGAGCAAGCCCGCAAAGCCTTCGACAGAGCCACCAAGCTGGAGCAGGAATTCACAGAGTGCTTCTCAG ccatcGTGGAGGGCGACAGCTTTGAGGAGATCTACCACAAGGTGAAGCGAGTCATCGAGGACCTCTCAGGCCCCTACATCTGGGTCCCTGCCCGAGAGAGACTCTGA